The Cytophagales bacterium DNA window CGAATTGAAAATTCGCCATAGGAGAAATGGATAGGAACTATTTGCATTTGAGTTAGTGGAAACAAAGAATTTATTCGAAATCAATTGTAAGCTCGGTAAACTAATAAAAATTACAGTTGAACATTGGAATTATATTAGAAATGTAAAACATCCTGAAGTGAATGGATTAGACAATGAAATTAAAGAAACATTAATAGATCCCATAGAAATCAAAAGAAGTAATTCAGATAAAAATGTGTTTTTGTATTATTCTGTACATAAAACAAATTATCTTTGTGTAGTTGCCAGACACTTAAATAGAAGTGGATTTATCATAACAGTATATATCACAGATAAAATTAAAAAGGGAAAAACAATATGGACACCATAAAGATCACATACGATAATATAGGTAATACATTAGATATTTGGTTCACAAAACCATCAAAAAATATAA harbors:
- a CDS encoding DUF4258 domain-containing protein translates to METKNLFEINCKLGKLIKITVEHWNYIRNVKHPEVNGLDNEIKETLIDPIEIKRSNSDKNVFLYYSVHKTNYLCVVARHLNRSGFIITVYITDKIKKGKTIWTP